The Candidatus Binatus sp. genome has a segment encoding these proteins:
- a CDS encoding DNA methyltransferase produces MDIEVLTIGSLKPYARNPRTHSDKQINQIARSIRQFGFTNPILIDPELGVIAGHGRIEAAKLLGISEVPTIRLDHMTEAQKRAYVIADNRLAENAGWDRELLALELQYLSDLELDFDATITGFDTPEIDVLIQGLNLDGTSDQTEEIPEVDRSVTPVSRLGDLWELGDHRVLCADATEAASFDYLLEAQRAQMVFVDPPYNVPIDGHVCGLGAIKHREFQMAAGEMSEPQFIEFLKTTLGHLATFSIDGSIHFVCMDWRHCFELTSAGRDVYDELKNLCVWNKDNGGMGSLYRSKHELVFVFKRGSAAHINNIELGRHGRYRTNVWDYAGINTMRAGRMDDLAMHPTVKPTALVADAILDCSTRRGIVLDCFGGSGTTLLAAEKTGRRAYLMELDPAYVDVTIQRYQKLTGKVANHAATGATFADTRAERAEKSL; encoded by the coding sequence TTGGATATCGAGGTTTTGACGATTGGATCGTTGAAGCCGTACGCCCGCAACCCAAGGACTCATTCAGACAAACAGATCAACCAGATAGCGAGGAGCATTCGTCAGTTCGGGTTCACCAATCCGATTCTAATCGATCCTGAACTCGGAGTGATCGCGGGTCACGGTCGGATAGAGGCCGCCAAGCTGCTTGGCATCAGCGAGGTCCCGACCATCCGCCTGGATCATATGACGGAAGCGCAAAAGCGCGCGTACGTGATCGCCGACAATCGGCTGGCTGAAAACGCCGGCTGGGATCGCGAACTGCTGGCTCTGGAGCTGCAGTACTTGTCCGATCTCGAGCTGGACTTTGACGCGACCATTACCGGCTTTGACACGCCCGAGATCGACGTTTTGATTCAAGGGCTCAACCTCGACGGCACGAGCGATCAAACGGAAGAGATACCGGAAGTAGACAGGTCAGTGACGCCGGTGAGCCGGCTGGGTGACCTGTGGGAATTGGGCGATCATCGAGTGCTCTGTGCCGACGCGACCGAAGCAGCATCGTTCGATTATCTGCTTGAAGCGCAGCGAGCGCAGATGGTGTTTGTCGATCCGCCTTACAACGTACCAATCGACGGCCATGTCTGCGGCTTGGGCGCGATCAAGCATCGAGAATTTCAGATGGCCGCCGGCGAAATGTCCGAACCTCAGTTCATCGAGTTTCTGAAGACGACGCTCGGGCATTTAGCCACGTTCAGCATCGACGGCTCGATTCATTTCGTTTGCATGGACTGGCGACATTGCTTCGAGCTTACCTCGGCAGGTCGCGACGTTTACGATGAGCTAAAAAACCTCTGTGTCTGGAATAAGGACAATGGAGGAATGGGATCGCTCTACCGCTCGAAGCACGAATTGGTTTTCGTTTTCAAGCGTGGCTCTGCGGCTCACATCAACAATATCGAGCTGGGTCGTCATGGCCGGTATCGCACCAACGTTTGGGACTACGCCGGCATCAATACTATGCGCGCCGGTCGGATGGACGACCTGGCCATGCATCCGACGGTAAAGCCAACAGCCTTGGTCGCCGATGCGATTTTGGACTGCTCGACCCGCCGCGGGATCGTGCTCGACTGCTTTGGCGGCAGCGGAACGACCCTGCTAGCAGCGGAGAAGACCGGCAGACGAGCTTACCTGATGGAACTCGATCCGGCCTATGTCGATGTGACTATCCAGCGTTACCAGAAGCTTACGGGAAAAGTCGCAAATCACGCTGCGACCGGTGCGACCTTCGCGGATACACGGGCCGAGCGCGCCGAGAAAAGTCTCTAA
- a CDS encoding DUF5681 domain-containing protein, translated as MGLADQVGFGRPPVHSRFRTGCSGNSKGRPKGRKNLRTELTEVLQERITVTEGDRKVTMSKQCALFKTLVARAIKGDARSNTTLLNILFRAYGFEETAIEVEPPLDAAEQELIAGIEARLLEKAQPSPQPKARAAEVPTPVEPSPVVPTPVAPPEESYRS; from the coding sequence ATGGGATTAGCAGATCAAGTGGGTTTTGGCAGGCCGCCGGTGCATAGCCGGTTCAGAACAGGTTGCTCGGGAAACTCCAAGGGTCGTCCGAAGGGACGAAAAAACCTGCGTACCGAACTGACCGAGGTCCTGCAGGAAAGGATCACCGTCACCGAGGGCGATCGCAAGGTCACGATGTCCAAGCAGTGCGCGTTATTTAAGACTCTGGTAGCGAGAGCAATCAAGGGCGATGCCCGCTCTAACACGACCCTGTTAAACATTCTGTTTCGAGCCTATGGTTTTGAAGAGACGGCAATCGAGGTTGAGCCGCCGCTCGACGCCGCCGAGCAAGAACTGATTGCCGGCATTGAAGCTCGTCTTCTGGAAAAAGCTCAACCATCGCCGCAACCGAAAGCACGTGCAGCTGAAGTCCCTACGCCGGTTGAACCTTCGCCCGTAGTGCCGACTCCAGTAGCGCCTCCTGAAGAGTCGTACCGGTCGTGA